One Aegilops tauschii subsp. strangulata cultivar AL8/78 chromosome 2, Aet v6.0, whole genome shotgun sequence genomic window, TGGGTGCACCGGGCCGGGATCGAACATGACCGGAAGAGTGCCGTGGGAGAAGCAACTGAGCGAGCTGGAGGTGGAGAAGTTCGTGGACATGAGCTACATCGACGACGGTTGGATAGGCGAGCAGCCATACTAGTATGACATGGCCGGGCCGTCTTTTCTACAACTCACTCCTGCATGTGTGCAAGTGGCTGGAAAAGTGCTCGATCAAAAAGGAAAACTTTGTAACACCAATCTGTTTTGTTTGTTTGTAAATATACACCATAGCATCTATATTTAGGAAAACATACAAAGTATATAGACGCAAGCAAAAACAACTCATACTATTGTTCCACCACCAACAAAACGTCATCGAAATCCAGATATGAATAGTGGCATTTTTTGCTGTAGCATTTCTGTCACACTATAATGCTAAATTTGTCTATTTTATTTCTTCTTCtgtattttcaatttggaattaATTTTTCAGGGGTTTTGTCACATGTCTTATGAACATTTCCAATATTTCCCTAAAAAAATAAGACATTCAGATTTGAATATTTTGTTTAAACATAGGAGCATGTAAGTGTTGAAAGCACCTGATATTTTTGGCATGGGAAGAGAGAGGCCAGTATGAGTTACAAGTTTACACTCATTATGCATTGCGCGGTTGCATCAGGCCAAGAGAGGGCCGGACATTCCTCCTCCACAACCCGTTCATGTGTTTAAATGTCACCAGAAGTGTGGAAGAAGAAAGAAACTCAATACTCTCTTGGTTTTAAATTAATTCAAGTTCTAGTTTTATCTTAAGTCAAATTTCTTTCGGGTCGATTAAGTCTAAAAAACGAATCAGCATTTGTAACATCAGATTAGTTCTATCAGGTTTCATCATAAAAACACATTTTCTTACTATACATGTTTCATCAGTGTCACCAAGCCTTTTATGGTGATTGGTGTCTGGACCACCATCAGCCGAACTACACCATCATCGGCATGTCTCAACTCCAATGTCCATCTCCCGTGACATGAGGTTGAGCCCTTCAAGGCAAGCTAGAGCATAACTACACGTGGCAAGGGAAGGGCGAGTATATCCACTGGCTACGCTTGTTCCATTATCATGCTGATAGGGAACCCGTCTTTCAGAGGTCGGAAAAATGTAAGTCTACCCAACGATTGATAGTGGGGAGTTTTTTTTTTAGTTCAAGCCTTCGATTCAAATCAAGATCCGTTGTGATCAATCGAAACAACCCACCATATGGCtttgtcttttttttttgcgaaaaagaTCCAAAGCTATTGTAAAAGTTCACAAGAAGTACTATTTTTTTGCAGGATTCACAAGAAGTACTAAACACCTCAAACATAATGCATATCTTTTTAGAAGTTAAAGTTTGATTTAATTTATCGAGAAAATATTTGCGTCTACATTACCAAATAACTATCGCAAGATATACACGGTGAAATATATTCTTATATTGCATTCATTTGGTATTATTGATGTTGATAATTTTCTCTATCAAGTCAGTCATACTTTATTCTAAATAGATTCTATGGACACTACATTTTCAAAAGGAGGGAGCACCGAATATCATAGTGTTTATAGAGTTATCAATACATATATTCTTACAAGGTAAAAATTAACAACTGCCATCACGATATATGGCCCCAGTTTACCATGCATCATAATGAAGACAATAACCACTTGCTCATTTATGCAAGATCATGGTTTCTTTCTATCCAAAAATCTCTCTAAAAGATTTCCAGAAAAATCTCTAAAGATACTGCAAAGGGTCAAAAAGGATTTTATAAATCGTATGGATGGATCGTGTCTTCCATAGAGCAAAACGGCCATGCTATACGTGTGCGTAGGAGAAATGGGATGCGACCGCCACCATGTTGTTAGTTTGCTGGTGTTcgtgctcgtgctgctgctccgGTGGCCGGCGTTGAGCTCTGCACGGGCGTCGGTGTCCAGGACCATCACCGTGGACAAGAAAGGGAGAGGGGATTTCAGAAGTGTGCAGCCGGCAGTGGACTCCGTGCCGGACGGCAACCGGGAGTGGGTTGGTCCACGTCCGGGCAGGGCACTACAAGTTCGACCCTGCCGCAAAATTCCATACTGCATTTTTGTACTCCTTTTCAAAGTATATGTTGATGTTTGCATGCGTGCAGGGAGAAGGTGACCATCCCAAAGGAGAAGCGATACATCTTGCTCGAAGGGGAGGGCCACTCGAGCACGGAGATCTACTACGACGCCAGCAACGCCGACGACTTCGTCGCCCGGGACATCGCCTTCATGAACTCACACAACGGTTTTGAAAAGCGAAACGTGAGTCAGGCGGTGGCCGCGCTGGTCGGCGGCGACCAGAGCGCCTTCTACGGCTGCGCGTTCACCGGCTTCCAGGATACACTTTGCGACTACACTGGCAGGCACTACTTCCGCGGCTGCTTCATCAAGGGCGCTGTCGACTTCATCTTCGGTTACGGCCAGTCCATCTACGACGGCTGCACCGTCGTGTCCAACGTGCCCATGTCGCACAGCCAGCAGCCCGGGTGGGTGACGGTGCACGGCAGGTTGGGCGCCGGCAGCCCCGGTGGGCTGGTGTTCAAGGGCGGCGAGATCGGGGGGACTGGTCGCCAGTACCTCGGCCGCGCGTGGAACAAGTATGCCACTGTCGTCTTTTACCACGTGAACATGTCCGGCGTCGTTATCCCGCAAGGATGGGATGGCTCGAAGAACATCGGCCCTGATACGATGTTCGCGGAAGTTGGTATCACCGGGCCGGGGTCAGACATGGCCATGAGAGTGCCGTGGGAGAAAGCATCTGACCGAGGTGGAGGTGAAGAGGTTCATGGACATCAGCTTCATCGATGACGGTTGGCTAGCCAAGCAGCCATAGCCGGGGATCGGATCAAGAGTAGTTGCAGACATTTTTCTGAGGCAAACATGCAATCTTTACTACGTCCTCACAATATTCACAGAGACGAAACTGGGTTGTCCTAACCCCAAACCCCTAAAGCAAAAGCATGTTTTTCAAGATTATGAGCCTTGACATTCGAGGTTCGAAACTCATGATTAAAACTACAAGAAATAAAAGCAGCAGAACGGTCTATTATTTCATGCGCAAGCACCAAAATGTTCATAGCTTCCGCCCTTGATGGCTTCAACAACCGCCTTGCCATCCGATGCTACAAAAATCCTCTGAATACCAAGATCATCTGCAAGCGCCAAAGCTTCTCTCATTGCCAAAGTCTCGAGTGTTGTAGGATCTTCAATGCTACTGAACACAACTACCGATGCTGCAAGAAGGTGCCACTCTTATCACGGCACACTGCCTCAAATGTGCCAAAACGCCCAACCCTTAACGTTGCAACATCAACATTTATCAGGCCTAGAGAGGTCCGGGTCTTCTTGCTCCCTGCTCACTTGTGTGTGCAAATGGCACAAAAAGTGTGAAAAGAGGGAAAACTGTGTGCTCTCCCTTctcaaattaatagaagttctcATTTGATTTAAGTCAAATTTCTTCAGATCTGGCAGAGTCTTTAAATTATAACAGACATTTTCATATATTATTCATATTTTTGTGATTTTAAACAAAACTTTTTATAGTTTTGAAAAGATAATATTATCTACAAGACTGTGTTGGTTTATAGTTTTTACTGAAAGacagaaatagaaaaaggaaaagaatAAATCTTTATTGGGCTGGCCTTAGTTGCTTTATCATGACATGGCCTGTCCGGTGGTAATACTAATCCGCGACAATTTCCTCATAAAAATCATTAACAAATGGCCCCCCTGAGTCCACATTTGATATGTGCAAGATGAAAAATCGAAAAAccttcacaaatttaggccaatTTATGACAGTGTCTGAGAACGTAACTGAAAATCCATCATGGATTAATATATTTCTTGTAGTGGTCAATATTAATTAGAGGTTGTTTGTGCTTATCTTACAAAGACAATTGATTATATATTTTGAATACTAGGAGGTTTGTTTCCCAATCGGCTCTAGATTGAGTTGTTTAGAGTGAGATGGCGCACTTTAAACCACATAATTTCTGTGACACTCTAAGCAAATTTAGAACATGTACATATATTTTAGTATTTGAGATGCTTTTTTATAGGCCTGTCTCGGTCATCGAGACGTGCAACGTGTTACTCAGACTTGGTCACGTCACTCGCCATATAAGATGTGCATTCCTCAACTACAAACTTGTCTTACTATAGCTTAATCACGTCAACTTGATCTCATCGCTGGAACTTTCTCGTCTCACTTTAACGAGTTCACACCAAGGGAAGGTAGTGTTAGTTGATAGCATGGCCATAAATACCAGAGAGCGCAGGACTGTGGTGGCTGACAGATAGGAGAAGCTATAGTGGAAAAGGATGGTTGGAATCAAGGCAGAGCATGGAACTATTCGCAAAAAAGGGAGAGCATGGAACTGAATGCTAGAAGCAAACAAAAGGCATGATGAGATCGGACAAACTAGAGAAAGATGTACCCCATATGGGAAACAACATCTCCATATATGAAGCAATAATAAGGGATGATAGGGCCAAACATACTAGAGAAAGATGGCCCTCGTGTAAAAAAAATGACATGTCCAGGTCTAAGCACCACATTATTTGTGTTGTGTCTCGTGTGGGACTGACATAACACTATCATACGACATGATCTAGTCCCTTCAACCAAAACACATTCTCTCAGTGAACAACCACAAATACATCCTCCCGGTAACCATGCATTTTCATTCTTAAAACATGTCAAATTCATATTCTCCTCCCACTTCTCATCCTCTTCCTTCCACTTTAGATCCATAGTTATCGTCACCACCATATGTTCTCCCCGCGATCACAAATATGCGTTCACTCCCCCTTTGTCTCTTCATGCTTCGTCACTGCAATTGATGTCATGACAGCAGTACGACACTGGTTGTGTCTTAATTACCACCTACCTTACACACTTTCCCATTCTCTATAGGACACTGGTTTGCTAGTCGCGTATCCCTTGTGCCTTTGTCTGGATTTACAAGTTAGTGATGCCCCACTCCCCTTGTTCCCCAAGATGAAGACAAGTAGCTACACCGTGACAAGGGCTTCTAGGCATGAAGACACTGTACAAGTTCGACGGTGAATCCGTCGTGTCCGACAAGATCGGAAATGGCTCGAGAATGAATGGAAGAACAAAAAAAAATCTATCCAGCAAGTGGTAGCTTGATTTTTTTTCTTCGAAACCTTCATTTCTAAATGGAGCTGCTTTGAGATAAATTGAAACCACCGATTTCTCATCGCATTGCCATGCATTTTCTTAATAAAATATCGCCATGTTTATACTTTATACAATACTCAATAGATATATTCCCATATGATAAAAATAAATTAATACCTTGTTCTAAAAAAATTAATACCTGCCAGCACAGAAAATTATACAGTAATGTTTCCCTTCATATATTTTTTTGCATGGAGTTTTCCTTTCATAGTACTCATTTAGAGGTAGTACCTTAAGGCGTATATAATCACCAGCCAAACGGTGAAAAAAGGGCTGTATTAATACGTACGGGATTCGTATGCGCCTGGTGGGATCGATTACTGTCCTCCACATAGCAAAACGACCAAGATACGTGAGTAGGAACAATGGAGTGCCACCGTACTGTTAGTTCGGTCGTGCTCGTGCTcgtgctcgtgctgctgctccgGTGGCCGGCGTTGAGCTCTGCGTCTGTGCCGGTGTCGAGGACCATCACCGTGGACAGTAAAGGGGGAGGAGATTTCAGGAGCATTCAGTCGGCGGTGAACCTCGTCCCGGACGGCAACCGCCAGTGGGTCAGGATCCACGTCCGGGCAGGGGGCTACAGGTACGTCTTGCTACACAGTTCGGTATTGCTTCAAGATGTGGTAAGCAAGTATGGTTATGATGGTATACGTGGTGCATGCAGGGAGAAGGTGACCATCCCAAAGGCGAAAGGCTACATCTTGCTGGAAGGGGAGGGCCACTCCAGCACGGAAATCTACTTCGACGACCACGCCCACGGCAGCACCGACGGCCTGATGCGCCGCGGCGCCGATGCGATGCTGACGCACGAGACCGCCACCTTCAGTGTCTACGCGGACGACTTCGTTGCCCGGgacgtcatcttcaccaacacgcACAACCGCGTCAACAAAAGCCACGTCACCCAAGCGCTCGCGGCGCTGGTCGGCGGTGACCGAATCGCCTTCCACCGCTGCGCCTTCAACGGCTTTGAGGACACGCTCTGCGACAACACCGGCCGGCACTACTTCCGTGAATGCTTCATCAAGGGCGGCGTCGACTTCATCTTCGGCTACGCCCGGTCCATCTACGACGGCTGCACCCTTGTGTCCAACATACCCTCGCGGTACGGCCGCCGCCATGCCGGGTGGGTGACGGCGCACGCGAGGCGCCACGCCGGCGACCCCGGCGGTTTTGTGTTCAAGGGCGGGGAGCTCCGAGGCACCGGGCGCCAGTACCTCGGACGCGCGTGGAACAAATATGCCACGGTCGTCTACTACCACGTGAACATGTCCAGCGTCGTCGTTCCGCAGGGGTGGGCTCCGTGGTACGCCGGCAATAATACTAACGATATCATGTTCGCAGAGGTTGGGTGCACCGGCCCCGGGTCAGACATGGCCAGGAGAGTGCCATGGGAGAAGCATCTCAGCAAGGCAGAGGTGAAGAAGTTCGTGGACATGAGCTTCATCGACGACGGTTGGCTAAGCAAGCAGCCATAGCCGGGGATTGATCGGATCACGAGTAGCTGGCTGCACACATATAGCATAGGAAATAGCAGGATGAATTGCGAGCTTACACTCATTTCACCTTGCGCGCGGTCTAGAGAGGAAGGGGCCGGGCCTTCTTTTTTCTTTATTTCTCAAACAATAGAAAGGTCATTTACAGTAAAGTGAGAAATAAAATCCGGGGGATTGAACAATCCCCAGCTTTAGAAGATTTACTACTATGGAAAAATTTTGCAATGCTATCCGCTGCTCCATTATCCTCACGGGACCATTTTATAACTTCAGACACGGACAAGTTTAGCACCAGTTATTTGCATTCCAAAACCACAACCACTTCCGCTCCTAAATACTCCTCCTGATTTAGTGCATCGGCAGCAACCAAACTATCAGATTCGAGGATTAGTGAGCTGTACCAAATCTTCGCTGCCATGTAGTAAGCCATTGCGAATAGCCATTATTTCCGCCATATCCACAGAAGGGACATGCGGTATAAAGCATGAGGCTACCACGACAAATTAAGCCATGGTCATCGCGAGCTACTCACTACCAGAATAACTGCTTGCGCCGACGGcctcatctatgccgacggcccccgtcggcacaGATGAACCTATGCCGACGGCGAAGGACAGGCCGTAGGCAtagaaaagccgtcggcatacatccatctatgccgacggggccgtcggcatagacatGGCGTCGGGACCGCTCGAGATATGCCTACGGGGACCGTCGGCATAGGcgcggccgtcagcatagcccgGGCCCACCTACCCAGTCAGCGCTGACCGTTTGACGGCGTTGAAACTACGCCGACGGGAGGtaacggcggccgtcggcatatctATGGCAGAGGTATGCCTACggcatagccgtcggcatagacctggcccatgcccctctgccacgtcatcgatccgtgtgcgcagctatgccgacggccttgccGTCAGCATatatttatttagttttatttttaattttgcTTTATACTATCTATGGCAAAGGTATGCCTACggcatagccgtcggcataggccgctctgccacgtcatcgatccgtgtgccatgccatgtcatcgatccgtgggactgcatctccgtgtgtgcacagatatgccgacggccttgccgtcggcatacatttattttactttatttttttatttttactttattttaatTTTTGTTTTTCCATAAGATAATTATGCGTTATCTAAAAAAAGTACCCCGATGGTATATCGATTGCCCCCCGTTACGAACGTCGCCATCGCCGTGTCATGGAGGGGGGAAACTGTCGACACGGAGGGAATTCTGGTTGGTGGGGGGATTCGGGGTGTAGCTATGTCACCGAAACATCGCATGGGTCCCGATGCATATGTGAAAGTGTTCaggcatgcgtagacgcccgtcttggggctCCGCGGTGTGCCCCCCTGCACGCAAGGCAGTGCCGCCGTCACTTGAAGGGGGCCAAACCCCAGAGACGCGTGTCGACttttcggacatgccaccacaccaccccgcatgtatgggggcccggtgcgacgctcgggtggcattgctaaccccccccccccccgggcccccgtcccgcctaaccttgtagcatttgaccacgggatctagccctttgactttgcaacgacgggctttgagcagtggacctatccacccggttgtggtaggtcagcccataggaacactttggagcaacatccgggccagagccacagcaagatcccctccgtgtagacccgacacgtccgtttcccccctccaggtgccggcggcggcgccgtccgtgaggggggcacaccccggagacgcgtgccgggcgtttgcccccgccacaacacttccagacttgtgagaggccgcctacgcaacatttggcggcatgctagcccccggaggccgccggccacagtcgtagacacgcgaagagcaatctgcgtagagggaattgttcagatactactccatcatgAACAATTaagaaaaattaccatcagtcctacagcacatgtgcccgcgtcgtgtaaaaaactcatgattttagcgcgctccgagtatttaataatattcacgccgcatcgttaccgcagaacgtctactaccgtgtcatcgccgttcgtgagggggggcacaccccggagacgcgtgccgcctcttcggacatgccaccacaccaccccgcatgtatggggggccggtgcgacgctcgggtggcattgctaccccccagggcacccgtcccgcctaaccctatagcgtttgaccacgggatctagccctttgacttcccacggacgggctttgagcagtggacctatccacccggttgtgttaggtgagcccataggaacactttggagcaacatccgggccagacccacagcaagatcccctccgtgtagacccgacgcgtccgtttcccccctccaggtgccggcggcggtgccgtccgtgagggggggcacaccccggagacgcgtgccgggcgtt contains:
- the LOC109737323 gene encoding probable pectinesterase 29, which encodes MGCDRHHVVSLLVFVLVLLLRWPALSSARASVSRTITVDKKGRGDFRSVQPAVDSVPDGNREEKVTIPKEKRYILLEGEGHSSTEIYYDASNADDFVARDIAFMNSHNGFEKRNVSQAVAALVGGDQSAFYGCAFTGFQDTLCDYTGRHYFRGCFIKGAVDFIFGYGQSIYDGCTVVSNVPMSHSQQPGWVTVHGRLGAGSPGGLVFKGGEIGGTGRQYLGRAWNKYATVVFYHVNMSGVVIPQGWDGSKNIGPDTMFAEVGITGPGSDMAMRVPWEKASDRGGGEEVHGHQLHR
- the LOC109737322 gene encoding probable pectinesterase 66; this translates as MECHRTVSSVVLVLVLVLLLRWPALSSASVPVSRTITVDSKGGGDFRSIQSAVNLVPDGNRQWVRIHVRAGGYREKVTIPKAKGYILLEGEGHSSTEIYFDDHAHGSTDGLMRRGADAMLTHETATFSVYADDFVARDVIFTNTHNRVNKSHVTQALAALVGGDRIAFHRCAFNGFEDTLCDNTGRHYFRECFIKGGVDFIFGYARSIYDGCTLVSNIPSRYGRRHAGWVTAHARRHAGDPGGFVFKGGELRGTGRQYLGRAWNKYATVVYYHVNMSSVVVPQGWAPWYAGNNTNDIMFAEVGCTGPGSDMARRVPWEKHLSKAEVKKFVDMSFIDDGWLSKQP